In Paludibaculum fermentans, the genomic stretch TGGTAGAAGGAGCCGCTGCCGTCCCACGCTGACAGGCGAGACGAGGGGCGAGCCCCCAAGCCGCTACACCTGGGCAATTACCTTCAGCAGCCCGCCCAGCGAAATCTCCGTGGCCCGGGCCTTGCCCTCCGGAGTCCGCCAGTGCGTTTCCAGCGTGTAGGACCCCTGGTAGCGGTCTTTTCGTAGCGCCCGGATCTGGCCGAGGTTGTCGAACTCGCCTGTGCCCACCGCCGCCCACTCCACGGTCCCATCGGCCTTGTGGCGCCAGTCGCGCAGGTGCACATGGAAGATCCGTGCCGGATCCAGCTTCGGATACCCGTCCTTCAGTGGAGCTTCTCCGCACGAGGCGGCGTTGTTCGGATCCCAGGCGAGGCCCAGGTTGTCGTTCGAGACAGCCTTCAGCAGCCGGGCCGAGTCGGCGCCCGTCTGTACATAGCCACCCTTCAGGTTTTCGACGGCTAACCGGAACCCGCGTTTCTTCGCGTGCGTGGCGGCTTCTTTCAGCAGTTCGTAGCTGCGGGGATAGGCGGCGGTATCGCCGGTGCTGCCGTCTTTGGGGACGAAGGCGAAGATCCGCAGCAGTTTCGTGCCGAGGATGTCGGCGCGATCCATGGCCGAATCCAGCAGCGCCCATTCTTTGTCGAGCGCAGCTGCGGTGGGGATGTCGGCGCGGAAGAAGGCCG encodes the following:
- a CDS encoding sugar phosphate isomerase/epimerase family protein; its protein translation is MTGLLPLTRRAALTAALGGLLRALPLDEIKLGITTDEIDEEPKTAAEFLARFNLHWAEVRSVWGKYNTSQPVEKVREIRGIFDAAKMRTSIVDTAFFRADIPTAAALDKEWALLDSAMDRADILGTKLLRIFAFVPKDGSTGDTAAYPRSYELLKEAATHAKKRGFRLAVENLKGGYVQTGADSARLLKAVSNDNLGLAWDPNNAASCGEAPLKDGYPKLDPARIFHVHLRDWRHKADGTVEWAAVGTGEFDNLGQIRALRKDRYQGSYTLETHWRTPEGKARATEISLGGLLKVIAQV